taaatgtaataaataaaaatagtcAGAAATTCAGTGAGGAACCAATCATTCACGTGGGAGAGCCTCACAAAAAGCAAATAAACTTACAATAAAAGGCGGCAGCAGCCATAAATTGGTAGCAAACTTTAGCTAGTCAGCATAGGCATCAGATATTCATATTTAATACTTAGCAACATGCTTGTTAGGAGCAACAAGCTCCATATCTCTATCTCCATGTTTAAAATCTGGGGAACTCACGTAAGTAACTGTTTCATGTCTGTATCATAGCCAAAGGAGAAGACGAGATCTGCTTCATCTACAACAACCATCTCCAGGGAGTCCTTGAGTTGCATGTTGCCAGCCTTCAGGTGGGCAAGCACCCTGCTCGGTGTGCCTATGACCACATCAGGCTGGTCCATCAGCAGAGCTCTGTCAATTTAATAACAGACCGGCAATTGACCTCACCTTGTTAAGGCTCAAACTCTGGCCTCCCACCATGACAGAAGGCGCAGTGAACAAATTAGCAGCTATAAGTTGTAATGTGTCAGTCTTACCTTACAGAGTTGGTGTGTACTGGCCACAAGGAAAGGTGTGTGTCTTATATATTCTAATAGATGCAGCAACTTTAATCAAATGAAAAATTACTTAATTTGACTTTGACTTCTCCTTTCAACAACACAGAGGGAATCGGATCGCGGGCAAACAGACAAAAAGGCTGCCAATAGAAAACTTATCGAGAAGTAAATCCCGAAGATGACAGACAACCTTAGCCTATGCACCCTCAATTGCATAGAGTAATGCGAAAAATGAAACTAAATGCTAAAACTCTATAACTAAATTGGTGTCGTGAGATGGTTTAGTGAAATTCCAACAGTATGGATAGCCTAACCAAGCTTGACAGATTAAGCTACCCACAATTCATTATAAGATAGGTTTCATACTGTGTTCTATATAAGTGACTATACTAGACTAAATGACTGACTGAAATAGTCCAGCATTTGATATAAGCAATGAgtcatgagcagacaacttgtAATGACTTCAAACAAATGTCCTTCAAGTTTCAAAAGCCAGACTTGTATCTGATAAACAGCTTCATCACAGTTTCCATAGTTACAGCTTTATCACAGTTTCCATAGTTACAGGACAGTAAATAAAGCTACAGAGTATGTAAACCTGCACAGGTACAAATGAGAACCAAACAGCAAAGAAGCAAACAGCTTGCCGACACAAGCTACACAAGAGTTTATGCAGAGATGACATTTAACTGTACATGAAAATGTACAGAGATGTTAGGGTATGTAAACTTGCTCAGCAAGATAATAActagattaaataaaaaaaagtgaAGCCCTAAGCAGAGCTCATCATGTGAGATCACGGGCTATATTTATGTGATTTAACTTCTTTGTAAAGCGTTGTTCATGACAACTAACAGCCAAGGTAATTTGTGCACATGATAATTTTATGTATCACCCATAACATATAGGTCAACAATTGGATTTTTCACACACCTCTTAAAACCACGAGTTTATACAAGCAACCAATAAAATGGTTAGATGGGAACATGAAACATGATCGTTGCGATGTATTCATAAGCCACGTGATGACTCAGTAGATCACATGAATTCCTGCTATCTGCGAAAGGAAAAGCATGGCTACAGACACTACGCTGACTGGTCAAATACATGCAAAACTAATCCATAAAGCAAAAACCTACAGATACAGAGTGCTTGGAATAACAGCAAAAAAAGTACGACTTTGATTAAATAGACTATCTTACTTCTGAGAAGCAAGGGTCGGAGATATGTCAAGGCCTCGGATCTCCTGGGAACAGTACGCAGACAGCAGCTGCAAGTAATAAATAGAACGAGGCACATGAGTGCATGAAGATATGACAAATAATTCATTCATCATGTAGCAAAAACACAACTCACCAATTACACCAATAGACCTTTTTCCTCACATAAATTTCCCCCATTGctatattggagttgtcttctttaaaAGGGTAAACTTTGTTAGCATTGAATAgaagaatatgatataacagcTTGTAACCATCAGTCTAGTATTCAGATGCTCTTAATGCTGCAGCAGACCATACAGCTTTTGGTTGTGGAAAATAtgcacaaataatattgaacGCTAGATTTTGCATCGTTAGAATATTCAGCAAAATGTTTGCAAAAATGCCCTGGCCTAGCTGCATATATCAGCTGAAAGAAAAATCAACAACTTAGCCATCAAAGAAAACACATCAGGCTCACAAGTTCTTCTAGTATAGATAGTTCATCAATGGGCGCGCTGCGCTGGGTAACTAACTAAGAAATAACCACTATGTGGTATCTGGTACTATCGTTCAGACATCCAACATTGTTAGCACTTGCTAATTCAGCCTGTAATGTGATTATTGTCTCTCGATGTACCACATGCCAATTGAAAGAAAAGTCGAAAAATTAACTTCTGGCCGAGATGCACCAATTCACTATTTCTTTCAGTACTAGTTTACCTTGTTTATATGTGGTTAATGAGGTAAACATTTATTGCATAAGTGCACTAATAAACCTAAACCATTTTCTCGTTGAAACTTGGCTATAATATCGATTCAATTTTGTACAGTGCAATCTATGTTTGGCAGCTGCTATAGTATTTTGTTATCTGCCAGTCATCCAAAATTATTAGCACTTGCTAGTTAGTTTGTTTGTGATCATTGTCACTCCATGTACCATTAgtgcaacaacaaaaataatgcCAAAAGAATCTTGTGCTGTGCACAAATGTACAAACAACACGACGAAGCTATtgcaacacaaaaaagaaatctGTAGAGTTCATCAAACATTGCAAGGTGTGTATGTAGTATTTCCagctattttttaatattctacTTGTAATCAAAATTTCAATATTGTCTAGAAATCGTTTACATAATAtgctatatatttttatatttctatattattaattgtcaactttttagcttaattttaaatttaatttcgaTAAATAGATAGTGCCAGAGTTATGAAATATTCCTTATCTTTTGTTGATTAGTTAGTGCATATGAGAGTGTGACAGTGCCCTGTAAAGGTGCCATTCTAGCATGTTAAGCCTTTTTGTCATTAAGCTGTTCAGCCTTTAGAGTTAATATATGTGTATTTTTTACATTCCATCGATGTAGCATTGTCATGACTAGCATGGAATTTCGACACATAGCATATGGTTGACCTTTTTTATTTAGAGTATCAAACGAaacaactataataaaaaataactactTCAAACCTTTTGGCAGCGTATGTCATCATTGTTTGACAAGTTGTTATGGCGAAAAGCTCTTTTAAAAGAACTAGAATAGGTAAATGTACTTAACCTTGTTAATTCTTATACCTAATGCTGCGGGACCTAGCCAAAGGTTATGCATAACAGATAATTTGTATAGTTTCATCttcagtaaaagtttaaatctcGCTCACTGTCAAGTCTTCGTAATAATTTATCTCTTTAGCATTTGCAGTTATGATATTAACTAACGATGTTATGAAAACGGTCTATATTTTTAGTTAGTTAGAGTTAGAGTTAGTTTACCTTTTTGGTCACCgaaacaatgaaataaaataggttgacatataattatttgaaaaaacatttaaaattaaactgataagtTTTGAGTGTTTTGGGATGCTTGTTGTGCAGTAAGTAAAAATTCTTCTCTGATATTAGGTTCGCATATGCTGTATAAGTCAGTACTTATTGCATATTGTGCATATTTTGCTTACTCTGTACTTTAtgtttatcatatatttttctttttcttttataCAGGTTCATGTGGGTGCCCTTTACCATTTACTCATTTTAAATTTCCTGTCGACTGTAAAAGACGAGCACAATGGAAATCCTTAGTCAATCGAAAGACATCTTCTAAAAAGTCTGGTCTCCTTCAAAATATTCTGTTATCTGCAGTAAACATTTCATTGATGGTGCCCCAACAATAATGAATCCATTACCTACGTTACACATGGGCTATTCTCTGTGCAGTATTCCACCGCAAGGCAGAGTCCCAAATGCATTAGTGGCTACAGATAAACATTTTCCTATAATTGATGATGGCAATAAGTCGGATGCCTCTGGTGAAGACTGGCTAGAAGTAACTGGAAGCGCTTCCCATTGTGATAGACAAGACTCGCCGATTGAAATAGCACCAGCTGAACCTGAATTTACGACACCTTTCATCTCAAGATGTTTGAGTAAAAAGTTGAAATCTCTGCAAGGGCGATACTTTAATCAAACACTTgctttaactcattcgcacccgacgaATTTTTAGGCGATTAGCCCCAGATACCGCTAATTTTTCAGAAAATTgtcgtaattcaaattactactacaggagacagacttgagataatttattcaatcaaatttcaaaagaaCCAACCAAGTCTCCTTTTTCAAAATATATCACATTCATATAGACACCTTttatcccttttatgtagatccgTGCCTCAAAGAACGTAGTTTCAGGACatttccaattttgaaaaaattgtcatttgctgaaacaaagttagatttgcaccataaaaattacaaaatatacaaagtttgactgaaattactcatttattacagacaatacatttttatgattattatttgtacatatgcagttagtcatgaacatgaaaatcatgaacCTCTAACTTCGAACTTTTCCTCTCGAgcatcatccttcaaacaaaatcatagcaaatctatatgccaatataactcaaataaaatatcatgaaaatgtttcaaataataaaaacatgttcaataactctgttcttgacttttcagactttatagacagctctaagaaccaatatgatcctatcgaaactgaaagataacgttagtccgactacggctggcagcgtgaagagtgcatttttattcgagcataacgattcaaattggcaaaagtaaaagctaataaaaactttgaaacactaaaaataatgttttgatttgatttatgcagtctttcaatgtcttaccacttctgaatctgcatatttacatcttgaattgaaaaaaaattatcacgaacgataaaatttcaagtcggcatgatgatttccggtttgGGTAGAAACTGAGATGGGTgtactaatttggttataactGTCGCCGGAGACGTCATAgaggcatattttaaagtttgtcggattggccagaaatttttctttctaactaatcaaaaatattcttttataGTTGAAAAATAACGATGCGAGTTGGCAAATTtcagacgcgagttaactcgcgttgggtgcatagcaacgttataaatatgcgagttaactcgcgcctgggtgcgaatgagttaagaaGAAAGATGAATCAGCTAAAACTTTACACCCAGcccaaatataaacaaattctGAAATATGGTAAGGACAGTGTTTTCGATACTGGGATTCCAAAATTGGAACTTTTTCATAGCTTATGTGAATGTGCTGCAAAAACGAGAAAAAAAGGTTCAAACACTCCATCTAGAAATGCTGTAGCTGCACTGTTGAGGGCAAAGTATAAAGGCTTTACTACTTTTACTTCCATGCGCTGTCACCAAACAAAGTTGTGTATTGCTGATGACATTCTGCTCACATTAATGAAACTACGACTGGGCCTCCTACATAAGGACCTAGTTGACAGGTAGATATATCTCTGGCAGTTTCCTTTGGTGTACGGGAAGAGAGAGGGTGGGTGTGATTTGCCAATGTCAACAATAACCTGTTTCATTATAGCTAAATGGCCACAGTGGAGCTGCCAAAACTACTCTAACCTAACTGtttcaatatatatttagtatataccTAGCTCCACCTCTTTATACTTTTAGGTTTGAAATCTCACCAAAGGAAGTTACTCCTCTTTATACTTTTAGGTTTGAAATCTCACCAAAGGAAGTTACTCGCACATTTGGCAGCATGGTAGGTCTATTGGCAGCAATTCTCAGGCCTCTAATAGTTTTCTACAGTAGGCAAGAGAGTGGCATGACTCTACCTAATGAATACGGTCATTTCAAACATTTACGTTGTATAGTAGACGGCCCAGAAATGTTTATACAAACTCCATCAGATTTGCGGTGCCAGCTGGCCACATGGAGTAGTTACAAGCACCGCAATACTATATAACTGCTGATTGCTATTGCTTCACAAGGATCAATCATGTACATTTCAGAACTTTGGGGTGGGGTGAGAGAGCAAGTGACCGGCATGTGGTAGCGAGTAGCTCATTTTTACAATACCTTGTGCCAGGAGATCAGGTCATGGCTGATAGAGAGTTTACCATTAAGGCTGATAGAGGGTTTACCATTAAGGAGTTGCTGATGATGCGTGGAGCGGAGTTGGTGATGCCACCTGGTGCACGAGGAAAATCACAGATGTCATCTGATAATGTTGCCAAGACAAAAAAGATTGCAAATGTACGCATACATGTAGAGCGAGTGATAAGGAAGGTGAAACAACTTCGAATCCTTGCTCAAACTATACCCATAAATCTTCTTCCAATGTGTAATGACATTGTAACTGTGTGTTGTAAAATCACTAACATGACCGGCCCCATTGTTAAGTCTTGGAATGAAGTTGCTGCTGAGAGAAACATCAGTATGGGAAGCTGTTAACTAGCCATGATTTATCACTGTTTTACTGATCATTTGCTGTCACAAGCAaaattatatacacatacatacgtacatgcatatatatatatatatatatatatatatatatatatatatatatatatatatatatatatatattagaagtATCTTGGGAAATAGTTttctttcaagcattttgtatttgaaacatgtGTCAGACATGTATGGTATACGAAACCATGCAGTACACATTGTATATGCATTAGAtgaaaatatactaatatatacaatttataccTAGAATATAAATAGTTACTGTGTTTAATGTTCCAACTGTCTTCAATAGTCCAATGGC
The genomic region above belongs to Watersipora subatra chromosome 1, tzWatSuba1.1, whole genome shotgun sequence and contains:
- the LOC137410653 gene encoding uncharacterized protein codes for the protein MLRDLAKVWSPSKYSVICSKHFIDGAPTIMNPLPTLHMGYSLCSIPPQGRVPNALVATDKHFPIIDDGNKSDASGEDWLEVTGSASHCDRQDSPIEIAPAEPEFTTPFISRCLRDQVMADREFTIKADRGFTIKELLMMRGAELVMPPGARGKSQMSSDNVAKTKKIANVRIHVERVIRKVKQLRILAQTIPINLLPMCNDIVTVCCKITNMTGPIVKSWNEVAAERNISMGSC